From a single Streptomyces liliifuscus genomic region:
- a CDS encoding NCS2 family permease — protein MTQQSLEPRTTADDAGEGTRIPAGRSWLDRYFHISKRGSSVAREVRGGVTTFMAMAYILLLNPLILSGKDAAGDTLGQKALITATAFAAAFTTLLMGFFGKVPLALAAGLSVSGVLSSQVAPQMTWPQAMGMCVMYGVVIMLLVVTGLREMIMNAIPLALKHAITMGIGLFVALIGLVKAGFVHQGKATPLSLGATGELAGWPVLLFAVTLLAIFMLQARGIPGAILIGIVGGTVLAVVLNTLDVIDAKQWASGAPELHGSAVSMPDFSIFGDVEFGGWGQVGAMTVGMIVFTLVLAGFFDAMATIIGVGTEAKLADDKGRMPGLSKALFIDGAGGAIGGVSGASGQTVFVESATGVGEGARTGLSSVITGLFFAACLFFTPLTAIVPGEVAAAALVVIGAMMMMNARHVDWADRATAIPVFLTVVIMPFTYSITAGVAAGVISYVAIKVAQGKAREIGAFMWGLTVIFLVFFALNPIESWMGVH, from the coding sequence ATGACCCAGCAGTCACTGGAGCCGAGGACCACCGCCGACGATGCGGGTGAAGGAACCCGTATCCCGGCCGGCAGGTCCTGGCTCGACCGGTACTTTCACATATCCAAGCGAGGAAGCTCGGTCGCGCGTGAGGTGCGCGGCGGCGTCACCACCTTCATGGCGATGGCGTACATCCTGCTGCTCAACCCCCTGATCCTGTCCGGCAAGGACGCGGCGGGGGACACGCTCGGCCAGAAGGCCCTGATCACCGCGACCGCGTTCGCGGCGGCCTTCACCACGCTCCTGATGGGCTTCTTCGGCAAGGTGCCGCTCGCCCTGGCCGCCGGACTCTCCGTCTCCGGCGTCCTCTCCTCGCAGGTCGCGCCCCAGATGACCTGGCCGCAGGCCATGGGCATGTGTGTGATGTACGGCGTCGTGATCATGCTCCTGGTCGTCACCGGGCTGCGCGAGATGATCATGAACGCCATCCCCCTCGCGCTGAAGCACGCGATCACGATGGGCATCGGCCTGTTCGTCGCCCTGATCGGCCTGGTGAAGGCGGGCTTCGTCCACCAGGGCAAGGCGACCCCGCTCTCCCTCGGCGCGACCGGCGAACTCGCCGGCTGGCCCGTCCTGCTCTTCGCCGTCACCCTGCTCGCCATCTTCATGCTCCAGGCACGCGGCATCCCCGGCGCGATCCTGATCGGCATCGTCGGCGGCACCGTACTCGCCGTCGTCCTCAACACCCTCGACGTCATCGACGCCAAGCAGTGGGCCAGTGGCGCGCCCGAGCTGCACGGCAGCGCGGTGTCCATGCCCGACTTCTCGATCTTCGGAGACGTGGAGTTCGGCGGCTGGGGCCAGGTCGGCGCGATGACGGTCGGCATGATCGTCTTCACCCTGGTCCTCGCCGGGTTCTTCGACGCGATGGCCACCATCATCGGCGTCGGCACCGAGGCCAAGCTGGCCGACGACAAGGGCCGGATGCCGGGCCTGTCCAAGGCGCTGTTCATCGACGGCGCGGGCGGCGCGATCGGCGGCGTCTCGGGCGCCTCGGGCCAGACGGTGTTCGTCGAGTCCGCCACCGGCGTCGGAGAAGGCGCCCGCACCGGACTCTCCTCCGTCATCACGGGCCTGTTCTTCGCGGCCTGTCTGTTCTTCACCCCGCTGACGGCGATCGTCCCGGGCGAGGTCGCGGCCGCCGCCCTGGTCGTCATCGGCGCCATGATGATGATGAACGCCCGGCACGTCGACTGGGCCGACCGCGCCACCGCGATCCCGGTCTTCCTGACGGTCGTGATCATGCCGTTCACGTACTCCATCACCGCGGGCGTCGCGGCCGGAGTCATCAGCTACGTCGCCATCAAGGTCGCCCAGGGCAAGGCCCGCGAGATCGGGGCGTTCATGTGGGGCCTGACGGTGATCTTCCTCGTCTTCTTCGCCCTGAACCCGATCGAGAGCTGGATGGGCGTCCACTAG
- a CDS encoding xanthine dehydrogenase family protein molybdopterin-binding subunit: MAGKSAPLGTPTKVTQGSRTKGGIGESTLRPDGILKVTGEFAYSSDMWHEDMLWGQILRSTVAHAEIVSIDTVEALKTPGVYAVMTYDDLPTEVKNYGLEIQDTPVLAHGKVRHHGEPVAIVAADHPETARRAAAKIKVEYRELPVITDEASATAPDAILVHEGRDDHHIGHVPHPNIVHRQPIVRGDVEAARRRADHIVEGEYTFGMQDQAFLGPESGLAVPSEDGGVDLYIATQWLHSDLKQIAPVLGLPEDKVRMTLSGVGGAFGGREDLSMQIHACLLALRTGKPVKIVYNRFESFFGHVHRHPAKLYYEHGATKDGRLTHMKCRIVLDGGAYASASPAVVGNAASLSVGPYVLEDVDIEAIALYSNNPPCGAMRGFGAVQACFAYEAQMDKLADKVGMDRVEFRQLNAMSQGTIMPTGQPVDSPAPVAELLRRVKAMPMPPEQQWLAAGEAADVRQLPGGLSNTTHGEGVVRGVGYAVGIKNVGFSEGFDDYSTAKVRMEVVGGEPVATVHTAMAEVGQGGVTVHAQIARTELGVAQVTIHPADTQVGSAGSTSASRQTYVTGGAVKNSCELVREKVLEIGRRKFGTYHPAWATAELLLEGGKVVTDGGEVLADLVDVLENESVEVEEEWRHRPTEPFDLRTGQGFGHVQYSFAAHRAVVEVDTELGLVKVIELACAQDVGKALNPLSVIGQIQGGTTQGLGIAVMEEIIVDPVTAKVRNPSFTDYLIPTILDTPTIPVDVLELADDHAPYGLRGIGEAPTLSSTPAVLAAIRNATGLELDRTPVRPEHLTGTA, from the coding sequence ATGGCCGGCAAAAGCGCTCCCCTCGGCACTCCCACCAAGGTCACCCAGGGTTCCCGGACCAAGGGCGGCATCGGCGAGTCCACGCTCCGCCCGGACGGCATCCTCAAGGTCACCGGCGAGTTCGCGTACTCCTCGGACATGTGGCACGAAGACATGCTCTGGGGCCAGATCCTGCGCTCCACGGTCGCCCACGCCGAGATCGTCTCCATCGACACGGTCGAGGCGCTGAAGACCCCCGGCGTCTACGCCGTCATGACGTACGACGACCTGCCGACCGAGGTGAAGAACTACGGCCTGGAGATCCAGGACACCCCGGTGCTCGCGCACGGCAAGGTCCGCCACCACGGCGAGCCGGTCGCGATCGTCGCGGCCGACCACCCGGAGACCGCGCGTCGCGCCGCCGCCAAGATCAAGGTGGAGTACCGCGAACTGCCGGTCATCACGGACGAGGCGTCCGCGACCGCGCCCGACGCGATCCTCGTCCACGAGGGCCGCGACGACCACCACATCGGCCATGTCCCGCACCCGAACATCGTGCACCGCCAGCCGATCGTCCGCGGCGACGTCGAGGCGGCCCGGAGGCGCGCCGACCACATCGTCGAGGGCGAGTACACCTTCGGCATGCAGGACCAGGCCTTCCTCGGCCCGGAGTCCGGCCTCGCCGTGCCCTCCGAGGACGGTGGCGTCGACCTCTACATCGCCACCCAGTGGCTGCACTCGGACCTCAAGCAGATCGCACCCGTCCTCGGCCTGCCCGAGGACAAGGTCCGCATGACGCTCTCCGGCGTCGGTGGCGCGTTCGGCGGCCGCGAGGACCTGTCGATGCAGATCCACGCCTGTCTCCTCGCGCTGCGCACGGGCAAGCCGGTCAAGATCGTCTACAACCGCTTCGAGTCCTTCTTCGGCCACGTCCACCGTCACCCCGCGAAGCTCTACTACGAGCACGGGGCCACGAAGGACGGCAGGCTCACGCACATGAAGTGCCGCATCGTCCTGGACGGCGGCGCCTACGCCTCCGCGTCCCCGGCGGTGGTCGGCAACGCGGCATCCCTCTCGGTCGGCCCGTACGTACTCGAAGACGTCGACATCGAGGCGATCGCCCTCTACTCCAACAACCCGCCCTGTGGCGCCATGCGCGGCTTCGGCGCGGTCCAGGCGTGCTTCGCCTACGAGGCACAGATGGACAAGCTCGCCGACAAGGTGGGCATGGACCGGGTCGAGTTCCGCCAGCTCAACGCGATGTCGCAGGGCACGATCATGCCGACCGGCCAGCCGGTCGACTCCCCGGCCCCGGTCGCCGAACTCCTGCGCCGCGTCAAGGCGATGCCCATGCCGCCCGAGCAGCAGTGGCTCGCGGCCGGCGAGGCGGCGGACGTCCGCCAGCTTCCCGGCGGCCTCTCCAACACCACCCACGGCGAAGGCGTCGTACGAGGCGTCGGCTACGCGGTCGGCATCAAGAACGTCGGCTTCTCCGAGGGCTTCGACGACTATTCAACGGCCAAGGTCCGCATGGAGGTTGTCGGCGGAGAGCCGGTGGCCACCGTCCACACCGCGATGGCCGAGGTCGGCCAGGGCGGCGTCACCGTCCACGCGCAGATCGCCCGCACCGAGCTGGGCGTCGCCCAGGTGACGATCCACCCGGCCGACACCCAGGTGGGCTCGGCGGGTTCGACCTCCGCGTCCCGTCAGACGTACGTCACCGGCGGCGCCGTCAAGAACTCCTGCGAGCTCGTCCGCGAGAAGGTCCTGGAGATCGGCCGCCGCAAGTTCGGCACGTACCACCCCGCCTGGGCCACCGCCGAACTGCTCCTGGAGGGCGGCAAGGTCGTCACCGACGGCGGCGAGGTACTGGCCGACCTGGTGGACGTACTGGAGAACGAATCCGTGGAGGTCGAGGAGGAGTGGCGGCACCGGCCGACCGAGCCCTTCGACCTCCGTACGGGCCAGGGCTTCGGCCATGTCCAGTACTCCTTCGCCGCCCATCGCGCGGTCGTCGAGGTGGACACCGAACTGGGCCTGGTGAAGGTCATCGAACTGGCCTGCGCCCAGGACGTCGGCAAGGCGCTCAACCCGCTGTCCGTCATCGGCCAGATCCAGGGCGGTACGACCCAGGGCCTGGGCATCGCGGTGATGGAAGAGATCATCGTCGACCCCGTCACGGCGAAGGTCAGGAACCCCTCCTTCACCGACTACCTCATCCCCACGATCCTCGACACGCCGACCATCCCCGTCGACGTGCTCGAACTCGCCGACGACCACGCGCCGTACGGGCTCCGTGGCATCGGCGAGGCACCGACTCTGTCGTCGACTCCGGCCGTGCTAGCGGCGATCCGGAACGCGACGGGCTTGGAGCTCGACAGGACGCCGGTCCGACCGGAACACCTCACCGGCACGGCATAG
- a CDS encoding (2Fe-2S)-binding protein, protein MRVNFTVNGRPQEADDVWEGESLLYVLRERMGLPGSKNACEQGECGSCTVRLDGVPVCSCLVAAGQVEGREVVTVEGLADFAKQRAEHGGCASGACGTPLDAAKQWEAKPSDSQTGEGAELSPIQQAFIDAGAVQCGFCTPGLLVAADEMLERNPTPSDADIREALSGNLCRCTGYEKIMDAVRLAAARQGEVV, encoded by the coding sequence ATGCGCGTCAATTTCACGGTCAACGGCCGTCCGCAGGAAGCCGACGACGTCTGGGAGGGCGAGAGCCTGCTCTACGTCCTGCGCGAGCGCATGGGCCTGCCCGGCTCCAAGAACGCCTGCGAGCAGGGCGAGTGCGGCTCCTGCACGGTCCGCCTGGACGGCGTACCGGTGTGTTCGTGTCTGGTCGCGGCCGGCCAGGTCGAGGGCCGCGAGGTCGTCACGGTCGAGGGCCTCGCCGACTTCGCCAAACAGCGCGCGGAGCACGGGGGTTGTGCGTCCGGAGCCTGCGGTACGCCTCTGGACGCGGCCAAGCAGTGGGAGGCCAAGCCGTCCGACTCGCAGACCGGCGAGGGCGCCGAACTCTCCCCGATCCAGCAGGCGTTCATCGACGCCGGCGCCGTCCAGTGCGGCTTCTGCACGCCCGGCCTGCTGGTCGCCGCCGACGAGATGCTGGAGCGCAACCCGACCCCGAGCGACGCGGACATCCGCGAGGCGCTGTCGGGCAACCTCTGCCGCTGCACCGGCTACGAGAAGATCATGGACGCGGTCCGCCTGGCGGCCGCCCGACAGGGAGAGGTGGTCTGA
- a CDS encoding FAD binding domain-containing protein, with translation MDFLRPASWEEALAAKAEHPTAVPIAGGTDVMVEINFDHRRPEYLLDLNRIGELGEWEVGEESVRLGASVPYTAIMEQLRGELPGLALASHTVASPQIRNRGGVGGNLGTASPAGDAHPALLAAGAEVEVESVRGSRLIPIDAFYTGVKRNALAADELIRAVHIKKADGPQQYSKVGTRNAMVIAVCAFGLALHPDTRTVRTGIGSAAPTPVRAKAAEEFLNAALEEGGFWDNGRIITPSVAKQFAELCSAACNPIDDVRGTASYRRHAVGIMARRTLTWTWESYRGTDGRTHRKGSVA, from the coding sequence ATGGACTTCCTTCGCCCCGCCAGCTGGGAGGAGGCGCTCGCCGCGAAGGCCGAGCACCCCACCGCTGTGCCGATTGCGGGTGGCACCGATGTGATGGTCGAGATCAACTTCGACCACCGCCGGCCCGAGTACCTGCTGGACCTGAACCGCATCGGCGAACTGGGTGAGTGGGAGGTCGGCGAGGAGTCCGTCCGCCTCGGCGCCTCGGTCCCGTACACGGCGATCATGGAGCAGCTGCGCGGCGAGCTGCCCGGCCTGGCCCTCGCCTCCCACACGGTGGCCTCCCCGCAGATCCGCAACCGCGGCGGAGTCGGCGGCAACCTCGGCACCGCCTCCCCGGCTGGCGACGCCCACCCCGCCCTCCTCGCGGCGGGCGCGGAGGTCGAGGTCGAGTCCGTACGGGGCTCCCGGCTGATCCCGATCGACGCCTTCTACACCGGTGTGAAGCGCAACGCGCTCGCCGCCGACGAGCTCATCCGGGCCGTGCACATCAAGAAGGCCGACGGCCCGCAGCAGTACTCGAAGGTCGGCACCCGCAACGCCATGGTGATCGCGGTCTGCGCCTTCGGTCTGGCCCTGCACCCCGACACCCGCACGGTCCGCACCGGCATCGGCTCGGCCGCGCCCACGCCCGTACGGGCCAAGGCCGCCGAGGAGTTCCTGAACGCGGCGCTCGAAGAGGGCGGCTTCTGGGACAACGGCAGGATCATCACCCCGTCGGTGGCCAAGCAGTTCGCGGAGCTGTGCTCGGCGGCCTGCAACCCGATCGACGACGTCCGGGGCACGGCGAGCTACCGCCGCCACGCGGTCGGCATCATGGCCCGCCGCACGCTGACCTGGACCTGGGAGTCGTACCGCGGCACTGACGGCCGGACACATCGGAAGGGGAGTGTCGCGTAA
- a CDS encoding PucR family transcriptional regulator, which translates to MRLRALLDTDALGLRLLGGEDELDRTVRGVMTTDLRDPSRYLSGGELVLTGLAWRRDATDSEPFVRILASAGVTALAAGEAELGPIPQDLVAACARHRLPLFAVNESVAFATITEHVVRQVSGERAGDLAAVVDRHRRMMTSGPAGGGPDVVLDLLGSDLDLRAWVLSPAGRLIAGSPGAEPGLPSTVCAALAGEHLAAVRTGRRGPYRVAVGGTTYSLFPIRSSTRGTGAAGATPGAPGSRDVRETVLSDWLLAVEADAGDWPAERLDLLEGVTQLISVERDRRDAARTVRRRLAQEVLELVQTGAAPGEIAARLRVAAPVLLPGLGAAPHWQVVVARVEWDGGEIEGGAVAQALLEEILVDPLSSGPEPSDRIAVAHTGDEAIALVPLPAVSSEHDGSEAGLHADTLLAAVRDPLSAGLDDDGRLTLGVSASVHSAEGLRGALEEARHARRVAAARAGRVCAAGHQELASHVLLLPFVPDDVRRAFTARLLDPLRDYDRRHRAELIPTLEAFLDCDGSWTRCAARLHLHVNTLRYRVGRIEQLTSRDLSRLEDKLDFFLALRMS; encoded by the coding sequence ATGCGGCTGCGCGCACTGCTGGACACGGACGCGCTGGGCCTGCGGCTGCTCGGCGGCGAGGACGAGCTCGACCGCACGGTCCGTGGCGTGATGACCACGGACCTGCGGGACCCCAGCCGCTATCTCTCGGGCGGCGAGCTGGTGCTCACGGGGCTCGCCTGGCGCCGCGACGCCACCGATTCGGAACCCTTCGTTCGGATCCTCGCGAGCGCCGGGGTCACCGCGCTGGCCGCCGGTGAGGCCGAGCTCGGCCCCATCCCCCAGGACCTGGTGGCGGCCTGTGCGCGGCACCGGCTGCCGCTGTTCGCCGTCAACGAGTCGGTGGCCTTCGCGACGATCACCGAACACGTCGTACGGCAGGTGTCGGGCGAGCGCGCCGGGGACCTGGCGGCCGTGGTGGACCGGCACCGCCGGATGATGACCTCCGGTCCCGCGGGCGGCGGCCCGGACGTGGTCCTGGACCTGCTCGGCTCCGACCTGGACCTGCGGGCCTGGGTGCTCTCCCCCGCCGGGCGCCTCATCGCGGGCTCCCCCGGCGCCGAGCCTGGGCTGCCCTCCACGGTGTGCGCGGCACTGGCCGGCGAGCACCTGGCGGCGGTCCGCACCGGGCGGCGCGGGCCGTACCGGGTGGCGGTGGGCGGCACCACGTACTCGCTCTTCCCCATCCGCAGCAGCACGCGGGGCACGGGCGCGGCGGGTGCGACGCCGGGTGCGCCGGGCTCGCGGGACGTCCGCGAGACGGTCCTGTCGGACTGGCTCCTCGCGGTCGAGGCCGACGCCGGGGACTGGCCGGCGGAGCGCCTCGACCTGCTGGAGGGCGTGACCCAGCTGATCTCCGTCGAGCGGGACCGGCGGGACGCGGCACGCACGGTGCGGCGGCGGCTCGCGCAGGAGGTCCTCGAACTCGTGCAGACCGGCGCCGCGCCCGGCGAGATCGCGGCGCGGCTGCGGGTCGCGGCCCCCGTGCTGCTGCCGGGGCTCGGCGCGGCCCCGCACTGGCAGGTCGTGGTCGCCCGGGTCGAGTGGGACGGCGGGGAGATCGAGGGCGGTGCGGTGGCGCAGGCACTCCTGGAGGAGATCCTCGTCGACCCGCTGTCGTCGGGCCCCGAACCCTCCGACCGGATCGCGGTCGCCCATACGGGTGACGAGGCCATCGCGCTCGTACCGCTTCCGGCGGTTTCCTCGGAGCACGACGGATCGGAGGCCGGGCTGCACGCGGACACCCTCCTGGCGGCCGTACGGGACCCGCTGTCGGCGGGCCTCGACGACGACGGGCGGCTCACGCTCGGCGTCAGCGCCTCCGTGCACTCGGCGGAGGGGCTGCGCGGCGCCCTGGAGGAGGCCCGGCACGCACGCCGGGTCGCCGCGGCGCGGGCCGGCCGGGTGTGCGCGGCCGGGCACCAGGAGCTGGCCTCGCACGTCCTGCTGCTGCCCTTCGTGCCGGACGACGTGCGCCGCGCCTTCACCGCGCGGCTCCTGGATCCCCTCCGCGACTACGACCGGCGCCACCGCGCCGAGCTGATCCCGACCCTTGAGGCGTTCCTCGACTGCGACGGCTCCTGGACCCGGTGCGCGGCCCGTCTGCACCTGCACGTCAACACGCTGCGCTACCGGGTGGGACGCATCGAGCAGTTGACGAGTCGCGATCTTTCCCGCCTGGAGGACAAGCTCGACTTCTTCCTTGCGTTGCGCATGAGCTGA